The Oryzias melastigma strain HK-1 linkage group LG13, ASM292280v2, whole genome shotgun sequence genome window below encodes:
- the gpr4 gene encoding G-protein coupled receptor 4: protein MCNISFCDVDSKVDQFFQPTLYIIVIVLGLPTNCMALWAAYMQVRQRNELGIYLMNLSVADLLYIATLPLWIDYFLQHDDWIHGQESCKLFGFIFYTNIYVSIAFLCCISMDRYLAVAYPLRFAKVRRIKTAILVSSTIWIIEIVANSAPLFHNELFQDRFNHTFCFEKYPMQDWVAGMNLYRTFLGFLAPWTAMLVAYRGILAAVRCNVSTERQEKAKIQRLALSLILIVLLCFGPYHSLLLVRTVMFLRKPCDCSSEETMFAAYHVSLALTSLNCVADPILYCFVNEGARHDVGRALSALMSVTCLRRSSSSPSHVDILNAGSVTIDTPLSTKKQPYVYADGGKSGGYKTELVALKEECLQMTILSVKK, encoded by the exons ATGTGCAACATCTCCTTCTGTGATGTGGACAGCAAGGTGGACCAGTTCTTCCAGCCCACGCTCTACATCATCGTCATCGTTCTGGGGCTGCCCACCAACTGCATGGCTCTGTGGGCGGCCTACATGCAG GTCCGCCAGCGGAACGAGCTGGGCATTTACCTGATGAACCTGTCGGTGGCCGACCTCCTCTACATCGCCACTCTGCCGCTGTGGATCGACTACTTCCTGCAGCACGATGACTGGATCCACGGTCAGGAGAGCTGCAAGCTGTTCGGCTTCATCTTCTACACCAACATCTACGTCAGCATCGCCTTCCTGTGCTGCATATCCATGGACAGGTACCTGGCCGTGGCTTATCCGCTGCGCTTTGCCAAAGTTCGACGGATTAAAACAG CGATCCTGGTCAGCTCCACCATCTGGATCATCGAGATCGTCGCCAATTCTGCTCCTCTTTTCCACAACGAGCTCTTCCAGGACCGCTTCAACCACACCTTCTGCTTTGAGAAGTACCCCATGCAGGACTGGGTGGCAGGGATGAACCTCTACAGGACGTTTCTGGGCTTCCTGGCTCCGTGGACGGCCATGCTGGTCGCGTACAGAGGCATCCTCGCGGCGGTGAGGTGCAACGTTTCCACAGAGCGCCAGGAAAAAGCCAAGATCCAAAGACTGGCCCTGAGTTTAATCCTCATCGTTCTGCTCTGCTTCGGGCCGTACCACAGCCTCCTTCTGGTGCGGACCGTTATGTTCTTGAGGAAACCATGTGACTGCAGCTCCGAGGAGACCATGTTTGCGGCGTATCACGTGTCGTTAGCGCTGACGAGCCTGAACTGCGTCGCTGATCCCATCTTGTACTGTTTTGTGAACGAAGGCGCCAGGCACGACGTGGGCCGAGCGCTTTCAGCCTTAATGTCCGTGACCTGCCTCAGACGCTCGTCCTCTTCGCCGTCACACGTGGACATACTAAACGCCGGGTCAGTGACCATCGACACGCCGCTGTCGACGAAGAAGCAGCCCTACGTGTACGCCGATGGAGGCAAAAGCGGAGGCTATAAGACTGAACTGGTGGCTCTGAAGGAGGAGTGTCTACAGATGACCATTCTCAGCGTTAAGAAGTGA